The following nucleotide sequence is from Candidatus Dormiibacterota bacterium.
GCTCGCCGACGTCCAGAAGGCGCCGAGCCCTTTGGCCGTCGAGACCGCCTCATAGATCTGCGCGGGAGTCGCCTTGACATTTACCTGATGCACCAGCGGAGCGGCCATGTTAGCATCCTCCTAAAGGAACGACTTAATTTAGAAGTAGCTTAAATAAGGCATGCCCAGAACGCAAGTCCGAGCTCGCAATCACCCGCTCGAAGCCGCCATGGAGGCGATCGCCAGTCCGCGGCGGCGCCAGATCTTGCGGCTGGTCTGGGGTGCGGAGCACTCCGCCGGTGAAATCGCCTCGACGGTTCGCGATGTGAGCTGGCCGGCGGTTTCCCAGAACCTACGAGTCCTCAAGAATTCCGGCCTGATCACCGAGCGGCGCCAGGGCACCCATCGCTACTACAAAGCCGATCGGCGGGCGCTCGGCCCGCTCGAGGTCGTGTTACGACAGATGTGGGCGCGCGATCTCGGCCGGCTGCGCGACCTCGCTGAAGAGGAGGTCGGTCGGAAGCGGCATGGTTGAGGACCTGACGGGCGCGATCGAGATCACGCAGCGGATCGAGGCGTCACCCGACATCGTGTTCGCCTACCTGACGGACCGGCACCGCTTCGTGAAATGGATGGGCGTCGGCGCCGAGCTCGATGCGCGGCCAGGCGGACGGTTTCGCATCGACGTCGACGGCGTGCACATCGCGAGTGGGGAATACCAGGAGATCGATCCGCCGCGCCGGCTGGTGATGACCTGGGGTTGGGAGGGCCATGCGACCGTCCCGCCTGGATCGACGACCGTCGAGATCACGTTGACGCCCGAGCAGGGTGCGACCGTGCTCCGGCTGCGTCACCTCGGACTGCCCGACGAGGGCGAACGCCGCCAGCACACCGAAGGCTGGAGGCTCTACAGCAGCCAGCTCGCCGAGTCGGCGGCGGCTGGAGGTCGAAACTAGCGGCCTTCAGCGCATCGGGCTGTGCGCGTCGGGTCCGAGCTTGCGCACCGCCTCGCCCGAACCGCGGTAGAACGTCGGATAGGCGTAGATCAGATGGCGCAGCTCATCACTGGGAATCTGCATCTTGATCGCGAGCTCGAAGATGCCGAGGAGATCGCCGCCCCGGGGACCCATCGTCGTGGCACCGACCAGCACCCCGCGGTCGGCGTCCTCGACGACTTTGATGAAGCCATCGTTGCCCGGTCCGTGGATCCAGCCGCGGGAGGTAACGGATGCCTTCTGGATCCCGGTCCGAACGTTGAGCCCCTTCTTCTTCGCCTGCTCCTCGGTGAGGCCGGTCGCGCCCACCTCCGGGTCGGTGAACGTGACCCGAGGCTTCGCTCGATAGTCGGCGCTGGGCCCGGGCTTGCCCAGGATGTCGTCGATCGCGATGCCGGCATGGTAGATCGCCATGTGGGTGAAGCCGCCGCTCACGGTCACGTCGCCGATCGCCCAGATCCGCTCACCCACACGGAGATGGTCATCCGGTTCGAGCAGGCGCGCGGATGGATCGAGGCCGACCGTTTCCAGGCCGATGTCCCCCAGGTTGGCGCGACGTCCAGTTGCGACCAGCAATGCCTGACCCCCGACCTGGCGCCCGCCCTCCAGGTTGACCGCGATCGCGTCACCGTGCGGCTCGACCGACTGGGCGCGGCTATTGAGCCAGAGCTCGACGCCGTCGCGTTGCAGCACCTCGCCGAGCACCGCGCTGGCCTCCGGCTCCTCCAGCGCCAGCACGCGGTTCATGCCTTCGATGATCGAGACCTTGACCCCGAAGCGAGCGAACACCTGCGAAAGTTCGACGCCGATCGCGCCGCCGCCGAGGATCACCAGGGACTCCGGGAGCTCTTCGACCTTGACGGCGTCGCGGTTCGTCCAGTACTTGACGCGGTCGAGGCCGGGGATGGGTGGCACGGCGGGCGACGTTCCGGTCGAAATCACGATCCCGCGCGAGGCCTCGTACGTGGTGCCGTCGACCGAGACCTTGCCGGGGCCGGCGAGTCTCCCGGCCCCCCGGACGAAATGGCCGCCCTTGCCCTCGAATCGCTCGACCGCGACCTGGTCGTTCCAATTGTCGGTGGCCACGTCGCGGATGCGCCGCGCCACGGGTTTCCAGTCCGGCTTCACGGTCGAGTCCCCGGCGAAGCCCGGAATACGACGGCCTTCGGCGAGCATGTCATCGGCGCGGATCATCATCTTCGTGGGAATACAACCGAAGTAGGGACACTCACCGCCGACCAGGTTGCTCTCAATGCCGACCACCGACAGTCCCTCGTCGGCAAGGGAATTGGCGACTTCCTCACCGCCGACGCCCATGCCGAGGACGACGACGTCGACGCGCTCAATCATCACCCGCTCCCTGTTGTCGTGGTACCAATTTCCAGCGCATAGGCGACTGCCTGTTTGAGGCTCATCGCCTGCCCGTCGGCCCAGACCCGTGCCGCTTCGTCGTCATTGAGGCCCTCCCGGCCCGAGCGGCCTTCCTCCTCACGAAGCAAGCGCCCCAGGCCGGTGCCGCTGCTTACCTGATGGGCGCTGGCCGCGGCCCACAATCGGCCCGCGCGCAGGAAATCGCCTTCGTGGCGTGCG
It contains:
- a CDS encoding metalloregulator ArsR/SmtB family transcription factor yields the protein MPRTQVRARNHPLEAAMEAIASPRRRQILRLVWGAEHSAGEIASTVRDVSWPAVSQNLRVLKNSGLITERRQGTHRYYKADRRALGPLEVVLRQMWARDLGRLRDLAEEEVGRKRHG
- a CDS encoding SRPBCC family protein, which codes for MVEDLTGAIEITQRIEASPDIVFAYLTDRHRFVKWMGVGAELDARPGGRFRIDVDGVHIASGEYQEIDPPRRLVMTWGWEGHATVPPGSTTVEITLTPEQGATVLRLRHLGLPDEGERRQHTEGWRLYSSQLAESAAAGGRN
- a CDS encoding NAD(P)/FAD-dependent oxidoreductase; protein product: MIERVDVVVLGMGVGGEEVANSLADEGLSVVGIESNLVGGECPYFGCIPTKMMIRADDMLAEGRRIPGFAGDSTVKPDWKPVARRIRDVATDNWNDQVAVERFEGKGGHFVRGAGRLAGPGKVSVDGTTYEASRGIVISTGTSPAVPPIPGLDRVKYWTNRDAVKVEELPESLVILGGGAIGVELSQVFARFGVKVSIIEGMNRVLALEEPEASAVLGEVLQRDGVELWLNSRAQSVEPHGDAIAVNLEGGRQVGGQALLVATGRRANLGDIGLETVGLDPSARLLEPDDHLRVGERIWAIGDVTVSGGFTHMAIYHAGIAIDDILGKPGPSADYRAKPRVTFTDPEVGATGLTEEQAKKKGLNVRTGIQKASVTSRGWIHGPGNDGFIKVVEDADRGVLVGATTMGPRGGDLLGIFELAIKMQIPSDELRHLIYAYPTFYRGSGEAVRKLGPDAHSPMR